From the Leptotrichia sp. oral taxon 221 genome, one window contains:
- a CDS encoding CCA tRNA nucleotidyltransferase codes for MKLENYTFDEKATKILEKLNSNGNKGYFVGGCLRDVLLGKTPKDIDIATNMEYNDIKKIFSDYPTKEVGKAFGILIIHYEDENFEIAKFRTDIGSDGRRPDSVEFVNDIEDDLLRRDFTFNAMAFNEKDGLIDIFNGQEDIKNKIIRFVGKPKKRLQEDGLRLMRAFRFMSQLGFDFEKNTEIAIKENIHVLEKISQERITNELNKLIVGKYAVKSFEKMKELKVLDYVLPELKVIYDFDQNNPYHKFTLWEHSMNVLDGVSPELTTRWSALLHDIGKPEAKTVDEKTGYFHFYKHEIIGASIAKRIMSRLGQSNNIRDDVYTIVKNHMKLHNSQSEKTIKILISNYGELNTKRLIDLAISDDGGKGHENDRNNNLWKTFYHIVENMKVPTINSLNINGYDLMELGIYNKEIQKVKKYLLNELLEGNIENSKEELIEKVKEYILKN; via the coding sequence ATGAAATTAGAAAATTATACTTTTGATGAGAAAGCAACAAAAATTTTAGAAAAATTAAATTCGAATGGGAATAAAGGGTATTTTGTTGGAGGCTGTTTACGAGATGTTCTTTTAGGTAAAACTCCAAAAGATATCGACATTGCAACAAATATGGAATATAATGATATAAAAAAAATATTTTCTGATTATCCGACAAAGGAAGTTGGAAAAGCTTTTGGAATTTTGATAATTCATTATGAAGATGAAAATTTTGAGATTGCAAAATTTAGAACAGATATTGGGAGTGATGGGAGAAGACCAGATTCTGTTGAGTTTGTGAACGATATTGAAGATGATTTATTGCGAAGGGATTTTACATTTAATGCGATGGCATTTAATGAAAAGGATGGACTTATTGATATTTTTAACGGACAAGAAGATATTAAAAATAAGATTATTCGATTTGTTGGGAAACCGAAAAAACGGTTGCAAGAAGATGGACTTCGACTGATGAGAGCTTTTAGATTTATGAGTCAGTTGGGATTTGATTTTGAGAAAAATACAGAAATTGCAATAAAAGAAAATATTCATGTGTTAGAAAAAATTTCTCAAGAACGAATTACAAATGAATTAAATAAATTAATTGTTGGAAAATATGCTGTTAAAAGTTTTGAAAAAATGAAAGAATTAAAGGTTCTCGATTATGTTTTACCTGAGTTAAAAGTGATTTATGATTTTGATCAGAATAATCCGTATCACAAATTTACACTTTGGGAACATAGCATGAATGTACTTGATGGTGTGAGTCCTGAATTAACAACACGTTGGAGTGCACTTCTTCACGACATTGGAAAACCTGAAGCAAAAACTGTTGATGAAAAAACTGGATATTTTCATTTTTACAAGCATGAAATTATTGGAGCTTCCATTGCAAAACGAATTATGTCTAGACTTGGTCAATCAAACAACATAAGAGATGATGTCTACACAATTGTAAAAAATCATATGAAATTACATAATAGCCAAAGTGAAAAAACAATAAAAATATTGATTAGCAACTACGGTGAATTAAATACTAAAAGATTAATTGATTTAGCAATTTCTGATGATGGTGGAAAAGGTCACGAAAATGACAGAAATAATAATTTGTGGAAAACTTTTTATCATATTGTGGAAAACATGAAAGTTCCTACGATAAATTCTTTAAATATCAACGGTTACGACTTAATGGAACTTGGAATTTATAATAAAGAAATTCAGAAAGTGAAAAAATATTTATTAAATGAACTTTTAGAAGGGAATATTGAAAATTCTAAAGAAGAATTGATTGAAAAAGTTAAGGAATATATTCTTAAAAATTAG
- a CDS encoding peptidase, with protein sequence MKLDCKKKIYFGMMALFLTGMAFSTVSFAKTVNKSKIIKSVSADNAIVDVKSYGFVDLEGAKTSAIIVEYNQNIKADSVNKNDYEITDYAIYSEKKDGFEKTVEIDRDNTKGNEGQITKVYVNDKPEISKNGGTKEGKYVIIEVNTDYMLTGQNLSYTSTMMAGVKQIGEVVGKNGKIAAGTREISNYTLEDKTQTRPTGETVKQTVIKADKNKIILPEFDKNSGWKINYIGNGGFKATKAYSEYTGKYENFELPYAIYVPNKEVLEKNKGNISVVLHMEHAGANDIDPMASLTSTKAATKMASKELQEKNPAIIIVPQVEESRRSTNDVVSSSEANTAIWELLDSVLKEYKGYINESRIYGTGQSMGGMLLLDMAAQRDNFFAGVAILGSQWSNNYNKDFQNNGAAARSPQNDPISFNGFGLDKKNYQNWYYMISDDNVLVHTAADDLMATSLWKTIQEYFKAAGIKISHNEWDPYLSVEEQNKIDKKMTTHDNTKPGTGINWGEFSKGSHMSTWKYGYQIDYPFEWLFEQRRETAQARGKVEQLKNKWLGRDKNGNIKKGSGTAELNTAQYTPNGKSDIYTEDWKPYVIVSKLISDIPNAEKIVLNNRTGEKYTKKSYLEMVHKLYNLLSKEDKKKVTNYDELVKAEK encoded by the coding sequence ATGAAATTAGATTGTAAAAAGAAAATATATTTTGGAATGATGGCTTTATTTTTGACAGGAATGGCATTTAGTACAGTTTCTTTTGCAAAAACTGTGAATAAAAGTAAAATTATAAAATCGGTTTCGGCTGATAATGCGATTGTTGATGTCAAATCTTATGGTTTTGTTGATTTAGAAGGCGCTAAAACTTCGGCAATTATTGTTGAGTATAATCAGAATATTAAAGCTGATTCTGTAAATAAAAATGATTATGAAATTACAGATTATGCGATTTACAGCGAGAAAAAAGATGGTTTTGAGAAGACTGTGGAAATTGATAGGGATAATACAAAAGGGAATGAAGGACAAATCACAAAAGTTTATGTTAACGATAAGCCAGAAATTTCTAAAAATGGTGGTACTAAAGAAGGAAAATATGTAATTATTGAAGTGAATACAGATTATATGCTTACTGGACAAAATTTATCCTATACAAGTACAATGATGGCTGGTGTGAAACAAATTGGAGAAGTTGTTGGTAAGAATGGAAAAATTGCTGCTGGAACGAGGGAAATTTCAAATTATACTTTGGAAGATAAAACACAAACTAGACCAACAGGTGAAACAGTTAAGCAAACTGTTATTAAAGCAGATAAAAATAAAATTATTTTGCCAGAGTTTGACAAAAATAGTGGGTGGAAAATAAATTATATTGGAAATGGTGGATTTAAAGCAACTAAGGCGTATAGTGAATATACTGGGAAATATGAGAATTTTGAGTTACCTTATGCAATTTATGTTCCAAATAAAGAGGTTTTAGAAAAGAATAAAGGAAATATCTCGGTTGTACTTCATATGGAACACGCAGGAGCAAATGACATTGATCCAATGGCTTCGCTTACTTCTACAAAAGCGGCTACAAAAATGGCAAGTAAAGAACTTCAAGAGAAAAATCCAGCAATAATCATTGTTCCACAAGTTGAAGAAAGTCGTCGTTCTACAAATGATGTTGTTTCTTCAAGTGAAGCAAATACAGCAATTTGGGAACTTCTGGATTCTGTTTTGAAGGAATATAAAGGATATATTAATGAAAGCCGTATTTATGGAACTGGTCAGTCTATGGGAGGAATGCTTCTTTTAGATATGGCAGCACAAAGAGATAATTTTTTTGCGGGAGTGGCTATTTTAGGATCTCAATGGTCTAATAATTATAATAAAGATTTTCAAAATAATGGTGCAGCAGCTCGTTCTCCACAAAATGATCCAATTAGTTTTAATGGATTTGGGCTTGATAAAAAAAATTATCAGAATTGGTATTACATGATTTCTGATGATAATGTATTAGTCCATACAGCTGCAGATGATTTGATGGCAACAAGTTTGTGGAAAACAATTCAGGAATATTTTAAGGCTGCAGGAATTAAAATTTCACACAACGAATGGGATCCTTATCTTTCTGTTGAAGAGCAAAATAAAATTGATAAAAAAATGACAACTCATGATAATACAAAACCAGGTACAGGAATTAACTGGGGAGAATTTAGCAAGGGATCGCATATGTCAACTTGGAAATATGGGTATCAAATAGATTATCCTTTTGAGTGGCTATTTGAGCAAAGACGGGAAACTGCTCAAGCTCGTGGAAAAGTGGAACAGTTAAAAAATAAATGGCTTGGTCGTGATAAAAATGGAAATATTAAAAAAGGATCTGGGACTGCTGAGTTGAACACAGCTCAATATACGCCTAATGGAAAAAGTGATATTTACACAGAAGATTGGAAACCTTATGTTATTGTAAGTAAATTGATAAGTGATATTCCAAATGCAGAAAAAATAGTATTGAATAATAGAACTGGTGAAAAATACACGAAAAAATCATATCTAGAAATGGTTCATAAATTGTATAATTTACTTTCAAAAGAGGATAAAAAGAAAGTTACAAATTATGATGAATTGGTAAAAGCAGAAAAATAG
- the aroC gene encoding chorismate synthase, with the protein MGANFGKNYRISLFGESHGTALGVNIDGIPAGTELDLEFISQEMKRRAPGRSKLTTPRVEKDEFEILSGFFDGRTTGTPLAMIVRNRDQRSKDYSELRRKPRPGHADWSGFNRYDGFNDIRGSGHFSGRITTSIVFAGAIAKQILKSQGILIGAHIKSLYDIEERDFVESDITQENIDKLRGMILPTLEDGIAQKMENAIMKAREEENSLGGIVEVMITGLKPGIGDPFFESIESEISRMIFSVPATKGIEFGAGFGIAKMTGYEANDEMYFDENGNIKSYTNNNGGIVGGISTGMPISFKVAIKPTPSISKEQKTVNLETKKSDILEVKGRHDPVIVPRAIVVLECATAIVILDRLLEAKKYRL; encoded by the coding sequence ATGGGAGCAAATTTTGGAAAAAATTATAGAATTTCATTGTTTGGAGAATCGCATGGAACGGCATTGGGAGTGAATATTGACGGAATTCCAGCGGGAACTGAACTAGATTTAGAATTTATCTCGCAGGAAATGAAAAGAAGAGCACCTGGAAGATCAAAATTGACAACGCCTAGAGTGGAAAAAGATGAATTTGAGATTTTGAGTGGATTTTTTGATGGAAGAACGACTGGAACGCCACTTGCGATGATTGTTAGAAATAGGGATCAGAGATCAAAGGATTATAGTGAACTTAGAAGAAAACCAAGACCAGGACATGCTGATTGGAGTGGATTTAATCGATATGATGGGTTTAATGATATTCGTGGAAGTGGGCATTTTTCAGGGAGAATAACGACTTCGATTGTATTTGCTGGTGCGATTGCGAAACAGATTTTGAAAAGTCAAGGAATTTTGATTGGAGCTCATATAAAATCACTTTATGATATTGAAGAAAGAGATTTTGTGGAAAGTGATATTACTCAAGAGAATATTGATAAATTACGTGGAATGATTTTGCCGACTTTGGAAGATGGAATAGCTCAAAAGATGGAAAATGCGATAATGAAAGCTAGAGAAGAAGAAAATTCTTTGGGTGGAATTGTGGAAGTGATGATTACAGGGTTGAAACCTGGGATTGGAGATCCGTTTTTTGAATCGATTGAGAGTGAAATTTCAAGAATGATTTTTTCTGTTCCAGCTACGAAAGGTATTGAATTTGGAGCAGGATTTGGAATTGCTAAAATGACTGGATATGAAGCGAATGACGAGATGTATTTTGATGAAAATGGGAATATAAAATCGTATACGAATAATAATGGAGGAATTGTTGGAGGAATTTCGACTGGGATGCCGATTAGCTTTAAAGTTGCGATAAAACCAACGCCTTCGATTTCAAAGGAACAAAAAACAGTGAATTTAGAAACAAAAAAATCAGATATTTTGGAAGTGAAAGGTCGACATGATCCAGTGATTGTACCAAGAGCGATTGTTGTATTGGAATGTGCGACTGCTATTGTGATTTTGGATAGACTTTTGGAAGCTAAGAAATATAGATTGTAA
- a CDS encoding sucrose-specific PTS transporter subunit IIBC, producing the protein MAKSYEEIAKEVVEAVGGKENIASFAHCATRLRIMVNDESKIDKERVDEIEKVKGTMFNSGQYQIIFGTGTVNKVYEAVQGLGGVSESSVSDMKKEAAKQGNIIQRISRTFGDIFVPIIPVLVATGLFMGLRGLLTNENLLKLLGTTPKSINPNFLMYTQVLTDTAFIILPALVAWSAFKVFGGSPVLGIVLGSMLISSSLPNAYQVASGDAHPIMFFNFIPVVGYQGTVLPALFVGMIGAKLEQRLRKVIPDALDLLLTPFLVFLIMSTLGLFVIGPIFHSLENYILIGTEWILKLPFGIAGIIIGGLQQLIVVTGVHHIFNFLEIQLLAKDGFNQFNPLLSAAVAGQFGAVLAVGVKTKDKKLKALALPSALSAALGITEPAIYGVNLIKGKGKPFLMGLAGGAAGGFLASVFGLKASGMAVTVIPGILLFLNAQLPLYLVSIIVGAGVSFALTYTFVKLEK; encoded by the coding sequence GTGGCGAAAAGTTACGAAGAGATAGCTAAAGAAGTAGTAGAAGCTGTCGGTGGAAAAGAAAATATTGCATCATTTGCACATTGTGCAACAAGACTTAGAATAATGGTAAATGATGAGAGTAAAATTGACAAAGAGAGAGTTGATGAAATTGAAAAAGTAAAAGGGACTATGTTTAATTCAGGTCAATATCAAATTATCTTTGGAACAGGAACTGTAAATAAAGTTTATGAGGCAGTTCAAGGACTTGGAGGAGTTAGTGAGTCTTCAGTATCTGATATGAAAAAAGAGGCTGCAAAACAAGGAAATATTATTCAAAGAATTTCGAGAACATTTGGAGATATCTTTGTGCCAATTATACCAGTGTTGGTTGCGACAGGTCTATTTATGGGACTTCGTGGATTATTAACAAATGAAAATTTATTGAAATTATTAGGGACAACGCCAAAGAGCATAAATCCTAACTTCTTAATGTATACACAAGTATTAACAGATACTGCATTTATTATTTTGCCAGCATTAGTTGCTTGGTCAGCATTTAAAGTGTTTGGTGGATCACCTGTATTGGGGATCGTGTTAGGTTCAATGTTAATCAGTAGTTCATTGCCAAATGCTTATCAAGTGGCATCAGGAGATGCACATCCAATAATGTTCTTCAATTTCATTCCAGTAGTTGGATATCAAGGAACAGTTTTACCAGCGTTATTTGTGGGAATGATTGGAGCAAAATTAGAACAAAGATTGAGAAAAGTTATACCAGATGCGTTAGATTTATTATTAACACCATTTTTAGTATTCTTAATCATGAGTACATTGGGATTATTTGTAATAGGACCAATTTTCCATTCATTAGAAAATTATATTTTGATTGGAACAGAATGGATTTTAAAATTACCTTTTGGAATAGCAGGAATTATAATTGGAGGATTACAACAATTAATCGTAGTTACAGGAGTTCACCATATATTTAACTTCTTGGAAATCCAATTACTTGCAAAAGATGGATTCAACCAATTTAATCCATTGTTATCAGCAGCTGTTGCAGGGCAATTTGGAGCAGTTTTAGCAGTTGGAGTTAAAACAAAAGATAAAAAATTAAAAGCATTGGCATTACCATCAGCATTGTCAGCAGCATTAGGAATTACAGAACCAGCAATTTATGGGGTAAACTTGATCAAAGGTAAAGGTAAACCGTTCTTAATGGGATTAGCAGGGGGAGCTGCAGGAGGATTCTTGGCATCAGTTTTTGGATTGAAAGCATCAGGAATGGCAGTAACAGTAATACCTGGAATCTTATTATTCTTAAACGCTCAATTACCATTGTACTTAGTTTCTATAATCGTAGGTGCTGGAGTAAGTTTTGCGTTAACATATACATTTGTAAAATTAGAAAAATAA
- the aroB gene encoding 3-dehydroquinate synthase produces MEKLHVGLGKNSYDIMIGENFFEEFPKYIGEVYTGKKLFVITDSNVHEIYEEKYKEMFKGFNYSIFVLQAGEKHKHIGIMPSIYSAMVNEGLTRKDMVVAFGGGVVGDIAGFVAASYMRGIGFIQIPTTIVSQVDSSVGGKVGVDLPEGKNLVGAFHQPKLVLIDNYFLNTLTDRYFYDGFGEIVKYGCIYDKNFFDRLVEIVEKVGVLQDDENYIQKLREHLMKYVNELVYRSCEIKKEVVEKDEKESNLRMILNFGHTIGHAIEQFTNYEKYSHGEAISAGMVDITKIGEKKGFTKEGEAVKIAKLLKALNLPTEIEYPKDEIAKIMKRDKKSTNDGINFVILKEIGQVEIMKIGAEEIFE; encoded by the coding sequence ATGGAAAAATTACATGTTGGATTGGGAAAAAATTCTTATGATATTATGATTGGGGAAAATTTTTTTGAGGAATTTCCAAAATATATTGGAGAAGTTTATACTGGGAAAAAATTGTTTGTAATTACAGACTCAAATGTTCATGAGATTTATGAAGAAAAGTATAAAGAAATGTTTAAAGGATTTAATTATAGTATATTTGTGCTACAAGCTGGGGAAAAACATAAGCATATTGGGATAATGCCTTCGATTTACTCGGCTATGGTGAATGAAGGACTTACGAGAAAGGATATGGTTGTTGCGTTTGGTGGCGGAGTTGTTGGAGATATTGCTGGATTTGTAGCGGCTAGTTATATGCGTGGGATTGGGTTTATTCAAATTCCTACAACAATTGTTTCGCAAGTTGACAGCAGTGTTGGTGGAAAAGTTGGAGTTGATTTGCCTGAGGGGAAAAATCTTGTTGGGGCTTTCCATCAGCCAAAACTTGTTTTAATTGATAATTATTTTTTAAATACATTAACTGATAGATATTTTTACGATGGATTTGGGGAAATTGTGAAATATGGATGTATTTATGACAAGAATTTTTTTGATAGACTTGTGGAAATTGTGGAAAAAGTTGGGGTTTTGCAAGATGATGAAAATTATATACAAAAATTGCGTGAACATTTGATGAAGTATGTGAATGAGCTTGTTTATCGTTCTTGTGAGATAAAGAAGGAAGTTGTGGAAAAAGATGAGAAGGAAAGCAACTTGAGAATGATATTGAATTTTGGGCATACGATTGGTCATGCGATTGAGCAGTTTACAAATTATGAAAAATATTCACACGGAGAGGCGATTTCTGCTGGGATGGTGGATATTACGAAAATTGGAGAGAAAAAAGGGTTTACTAAAGAAGGGGAAGCTGTGAAAATTGCGAAATTGCTTAAAGCATTGAATTTGCCAACTGAAATTGAGTATCCAAAAGATGAGATTGCGAAGATTATGAAAAGGGATAAGAAAAGTACGAATGACGGGATTAATTTTGTGATTTTGAAAGAGATTGGGCAAGTTGAGATTATGAAGATTGGAGCAGAAGAGATTTTTGAGTAA
- a CDS encoding DUF2262 domain-containing protein, producing the protein MCKAIIDEIFGEIKNFETEVEWLGRKISVSFDGRIGHNWSEDKKVEEVKGAIEQFKIMYLNQKEWDERIRDRIVEDLHWLAEDWFSSVDEEDIDGMIEILEKNSNSKFTEKEKEELKEQKVSKKVFKNGIYLESLNITSNGDFTVYYYDDEVFFAGHWIDLMGNINGEFRGEADIVG; encoded by the coding sequence GTGTGTAAAGCAATTATAGATGAAATTTTTGGAGAAATAAAAAATTTTGAAACTGAAGTTGAGTGGCTTGGGAGAAAAATAAGTGTGAGTTTTGATGGTAGAATTGGGCATAATTGGAGTGAAGATAAAAAAGTAGAAGAAGTTAAAGGAGCAATTGAACAATTTAAAATTATGTATCTTAATCAAAAAGAATGGGATGAGAGAATAAGGGATAGAATTGTGGAAGATTTGCATTGGTTAGCGGAAGATTGGTTTTCTTCAGTAGATGAGGAAGATATAGATGGAATGATAGAAATACTTGAAAAAAATTCAAATTCTAAATTTACGGAAAAAGAAAAGGAAGAGTTAAAAGAACAGAAAGTTTCAAAAAAAGTTTTTAAAAATGGAATTTATTTAGAAAGTTTGAATATAACTTCTAATGGAGATTTTACAGTGTACTATTATGATGACGAAGTATTTTTTGCAGGACATTGGATTGATTTAATGGGGAATATTAACGGGGAATTTAGAGGTGAAGCGGATATTGTAGGATAA
- the aroA gene encoding 3-phosphoshikimate 1-carboxyvinyltransferase produces MKIKIKPSTLNGKIEIPPSKSYSHRAVIAAALAESEKKSMIDNLKFSVDITTTTDIMENWGAKIKRFESALEIVGNDGKVVPKDKFVQCNESGSTIRFLIPVGITSENELIFDGKGKLVDRPLASYYKIFEEQGLKYKTTGGKLPLTVNGKLKAGNYEIDGNISSQFITGLLYALPLLDGDSKLIINKNLESKGYIDLTLEILQLAGIEIKNNDYKSFEIKGNQSYKPFDYTVEGDYSQVAFWIVAGIISANCDNEVKCLHVNKNSLQGDREIIEIVTRMGANLEIFDDYVIVKPSKTKGTVIDISQCPDIAPILTVLAALSEGETRIINGERLRIKESDRIISIKTELNKLGANVAEKGDSLIIQGVQGFTGGVMVSAWNDHRIAMSLAVASSRCEKEIILEEAESVRKSYPHFWDDFVKMGGEIEIVEK; encoded by the coding sequence ATGAAAATAAAAATAAAACCAAGTACATTAAATGGAAAAATAGAAATACCACCGTCAAAAAGTTATTCGCATAGAGCGGTAATTGCAGCGGCATTAGCCGAAAGTGAGAAGAAGTCGATGATTGATAATTTAAAGTTTTCTGTGGATATTACTACAACAACGGATATTATGGAAAATTGGGGAGCGAAAATTAAAAGATTTGAGAGTGCTCTTGAGATTGTTGGGAATGATGGGAAAGTTGTTCCGAAGGATAAGTTTGTGCAATGTAATGAGTCGGGATCGACTATTAGGTTTTTGATTCCTGTTGGGATTACGAGTGAGAATGAATTGATTTTTGATGGGAAAGGGAAACTTGTGGATAGACCGCTGGCTTCGTACTATAAGATTTTTGAGGAGCAAGGGTTAAAATATAAGACGACTGGTGGGAAATTGCCACTTACGGTTAATGGAAAATTGAAGGCTGGGAATTATGAGATTGACGGAAATATTAGTTCGCAGTTTATTACTGGGCTTTTGTATGCTTTGCCACTTCTTGATGGGGATTCTAAGCTGATTATTAATAAAAATTTGGAGTCGAAGGGATATATTGATTTGACGCTGGAAATTTTGCAGTTGGCTGGGATTGAGATAAAAAATAATGATTATAAATCATTTGAAATAAAAGGTAATCAGAGTTATAAGCCTTTTGATTATACTGTTGAAGGTGATTATTCGCAAGTGGCGTTTTGGATTGTTGCGGGGATAATTTCAGCGAATTGTGATAATGAAGTGAAATGTTTGCATGTGAATAAAAATTCGTTGCAAGGAGATAGGGAAATTATTGAGATTGTTACTAGAATGGGTGCAAATCTTGAGATTTTTGATGATTATGTGATTGTGAAGCCATCTAAAACAAAAGGAACTGTGATTGATATTTCTCAATGTCCTGATATTGCACCGATTTTGACTGTGCTTGCTGCATTGAGTGAAGGGGAGACTCGGATTATTAATGGGGAAAGACTTAGAATTAAGGAGTCAGATAGAATTATTTCAATAAAAACTGAGCTTAATAAACTTGGTGCGAATGTGGCTGAGAAAGGGGATAGCTTGATTATTCAAGGTGTACAAGGATTTACTGGTGGAGTTATGGTGAGTGCTTGGAATGACCATAGAATTGCGATGTCTTTGGCAGTTGCGTCGTCTCGATGTGAAAAAGAAATTATTTTGGAAGAAGCTGAAAGTGTAAGAAAATCTTATCCACATTTTTGGGATGACTTTGTGAAAATGGGTGGAGAGATTGAAATTGTTGAGAAGTAA
- the mutL gene encoding DNA mismatch repair endonuclease MutL, whose protein sequence is MGKIKILDESVSNIIAAGEVVENPASMIKEMIENSLDANATMIKIEVFKGGLDVKVSDNGVGMDKDDTLLSIERHATSKIVTKDDVFNLKTYGFRGEALASIAAVSKLTITTKTASSPIGYKIRSYGGVVRGFEEISKNVGTEIEIRDLFYNTPARKKFLRKQSTEYAKIRDIVLREALVNSDVAISLELDGKPSIKTSGKGIENAILELFGKSVLRNLTKFKYGYLGNVEILRSSKDYIFTYVNKRYVKSATIERAILDGYYTKLMKGKYPFAIIFFDINPNEIDVNVHPSKKIVKFSNDKIVYRQIKDEIDEFFYYNDRENWQPNIDLSEKSNKNTENVVTDDLFDDKMGKKFISFETYDGKVDNNENLVEENSREEKKSYNENRNENNSQRIDQSNFSTSNSENSIKNEEEGNRKVTENANNSDILENIMNQLNNKKNKVENSENNRNFAKKSVIENDSENKIFENLDNRNIEKKTDIVLFNEDKKSVSDKTGYKIGTFEKHVGEQIEYDVLGQIFDTYILVKRDNELEIYDQHIIHERILYEELKDKFYNKKIESQRLLLPQKMEVTESEKEIIFENIEIFNDFGFEIDEFSDQEIIFRAIPAFDFRDSIQNVFLKLLEDIKNEAEIKDLRENIIISMSCKGAVKAGQKLDLYEMQNMVRRLHEVGKYTCPHGRPIIVKLTRNDLDKMFGRKK, encoded by the coding sequence ATGGGAAAAATAAAAATTTTAGATGAGAGTGTTTCAAATATAATTGCAGCAGGGGAAGTTGTTGAAAATCCAGCTTCTATGATAAAAGAAATGATTGAAAATTCGTTGGATGCGAATGCAACTATGATAAAAATAGAAGTTTTTAAGGGTGGACTTGATGTAAAAGTGAGTGATAATGGCGTTGGAATGGATAAAGACGACACATTGCTTTCGATAGAAAGACATGCAACTTCAAAAATCGTAACAAAAGACGATGTTTTTAACTTGAAAACATACGGATTTAGAGGAGAAGCACTTGCCTCAATAGCAGCAGTTTCAAAATTAACAATAACAACGAAAACAGCAAGTAGTCCAATTGGGTACAAAATTCGTAGTTATGGTGGCGTAGTTAGAGGATTTGAAGAGATTTCAAAAAATGTTGGGACAGAAATTGAAATAAGAGATTTGTTTTATAATACACCAGCTCGAAAAAAATTTTTGAGAAAACAGTCGACAGAGTATGCTAAAATTCGAGATATTGTTTTAAGGGAAGCGCTTGTGAATAGTGATGTTGCTATTTCACTTGAATTAGACGGAAAGCCAAGCATAAAAACAAGTGGAAAAGGAATAGAAAATGCAATTCTTGAATTATTTGGAAAATCAGTTTTACGAAATTTAACAAAATTTAAGTACGGATATTTGGGAAATGTGGAAATTTTGCGAAGTAGTAAAGACTATATTTTTACTTATGTGAATAAAAGATATGTGAAATCTGCAACTATTGAAAGAGCAATTTTAGATGGTTATTATACAAAATTAATGAAGGGAAAATATCCTTTTGCAATAATATTTTTTGATATAAATCCAAATGAAATCGATGTTAACGTGCATCCATCAAAAAAAATTGTGAAATTTTCTAATGATAAAATTGTTTATCGGCAAATAAAAGATGAAATTGATGAATTTTTTTATTATAATGACAGGGAAAATTGGCAGCCGAATATTGATTTATCGGAGAAATCTAATAAAAATACGGAAAATGTGGTAACGGATGATTTATTTGATGATAAGATGGGTAAAAAATTTATTAGTTTTGAGACATACGATGGTAAAGTTGATAATAATGAGAATTTGGTAGAGGAAAATTCTAGAGAAGAAAAAAAATCGTATAATGAAAATAGAAATGAAAATAACTCTCAGAGAATAGATCAGAGTAATTTTTCTACAAGCAATTCAGAAAATTCGATAAAAAATGAAGAAGAAGGAAATCGTAAAGTAACTGAAAATGCTAACAATAGCGATATTCTTGAAAACATTATGAATCAATTGAATAACAAAAAAAATAAAGTGGAAAATTCTGAGAATAATAGAAATTTCGCAAAAAAATCAGTTATTGAAAATGATTCAGAAAATAAAATTTTTGAAAATTTGGATAATAGAAATATTGAGAAAAAAACAGATATTGTATTGTTTAATGAAGATAAAAAAAGTGTTTCTGATAAAACAGGGTATAAAATTGGAACATTTGAAAAGCATGTAGGAGAGCAGATAGAATATGATGTGCTAGGACAGATTTTTGATACATATATTTTGGTAAAGAGGGACAACGAACTTGAAATTTATGATCAACACATTATTCATGAACGAATACTTTATGAAGAATTAAAAGATAAATTTTATAACAAAAAGATTGAATCACAACGGCTTTTATTGCCACAAAAAATGGAAGTTACTGAAAGTGAAAAAGAAATAATTTTTGAAAATATTGAAATTTTTAATGATTTTGGATTTGAAATCGATGAATTTTCAGATCAAGAGATTATTTTTCGAGCTATTCCAGCTTTTGATTTTAGAGATTCAATTCAAAATGTATTTTTAAAACTTTTAGAAGATATAAAAAATGAGGCGGAAATAAAGGATTTGCGTGAAAATATAATTATTTCAATGTCATGCAAAGGAGCGGTAAAAGCAGGACAAAAATTAGATTTATACGAAATGCAAAATATGGTCAGAAGACTTCATGAAGTTGGAAAATACACTTGTCCGCACGGTCGACCAATTATTGTAAAACTAACGAGAAATGATTTAGATAAAATGTTTGGACGAAAAAAATAA